The region GCGCAGCAATTCAACGGCTTCACGCTTGTCCCATACGTGGTTTCCCGAAGTGATCAGGTCCACGCCGGCCTGGAACAACTCTACGGCTGTTTTGGGAATGATACCTAAGCCTCCGGCACTGTTTTCGCCGTTGGCAATCACAAAATCAGGGCGAATGCGATAACGCACTTTGGGCAGCACATCAGCCAGGAATCTCCTGGCCCCGCGTCCCACCACATCCCCGATAAACACCACGCGCAGGTCTGGGGATTCGCTACTTGTATTTTTCCTATTTGGCATATTCAACTGCTCGGACTTCTCGTATCACCGTGACCTTGATCTGGCCGGGGTATTCCAATTCCTCCTGGATGCGTTTGGCAATATCTTTGGACACGAAAAACACCTTGTTATCGTTCATTTCATTGGAATCCACGATAACCCGGACTTCCCGGCCGGCCCGCAGCGCGTAGGCTTTTTCCACACCCTCAAAACCGGCGCACACTTCCTCCAGTTTTTCCAGGCGCTTGATATAGGTTTCAAAGATCTCTCTCCTGGCGCCTGGCCGGGCTGCGGACATGGTATCCGCCGCCTGGATCAACACACCCTCAACCGCGGTAAAATCCACGTCCATGTGGTGAGAAGCAATGGCCTCCTGCACCTGTTTGGACTCGCCGAACTTGCGGGCCAGGTCGACCGACAACTGGGTATGGGTGCCTTCAGTTTCGCGGTCAATGGATTTGCCCACATCGTGCAGCAGTCCGGCGCGGCGGGCGACGTTTACATTCGCCCCCAGTTCCCGTGCCATAAACGCCGCGATCAGGGCCACCTCTTGGGAATGCTGCAGGGCATTCTGGCCATATGAAGTACGGAACTTCAGTTTCCCCAGGTAGTAGTACAACTCCGGGTTTATGTCCTTGATTCCCAATTCCACGACGGTCTGCTCGCCGACTTCGCGGAGAAAGTCATCGAATCCCGTTTCGATCTTTTCCACGATCTCTTCCACGCGCGCGGGATGAATCCTGCCGTCCTGGATCAGTGTTTCCAAAGCCCGCTTGGCAATTTCGCGACGAATGGGGTCGAAAGAAGAAACGATAATCGCTTCCGGGGTATCATCTACAATGAAGTCAACACCGGTCGCGTTTTCCAGGGCGCGGATATTGCGCCCTTCCCTACCGATAATCCGCCCTTTCATCTCGTCATTGGGAAGATCGATTACCGCTACGGACGAAGAAACCACGTGCTCGGAAGCCAGCCGCTGGATGGCCGTGCCGATAATGTCCTTGGCCATGACCTGGCTTTTTTCTTTTAAATCCTCTTCAATGGCCCGCAATCGCTGAGCGGATTCCATGCGGGCTTCGCTTTCGTATTGGCTGACGATCAACTCTTTGGCTTCCTGAACGGTCAAGCCGGAAATAGTTTCCAACTTTTTGCGCTGTTCTTCAAGCGTGTTTTCCAATTCGCGGCGCGCCAGGTCCAGTTGTTGCCCACGCTCCCCCAGTTGGACTTCAACTTTTTTCAGGTCTTTTTCCTTGTTTTCCAGGTTGATGTAGCGATGGTCCAGATTCTCTTCCTTCTGTACCAGGCGACGCTCCGTTTCATTGATTTTGTTTATTTTCTGGCTCTGTTTGCGATTGTATTCGTTTTTCCAGTTGATAAACTCTTCTTTCAGTTCAAGATTGGTTTTCGTGCGCTGGGCGGCCAACTCCTGGTCAGCCTGACGTTTCCATTCCTGTTGCTGCTGCTCAAGCCTCCGGTATTGTCCGGAAAACAGCTTCTTGCGCAACAGGAAAACCACTACAGCGGTCAAAGCGATTCCGCCCAGGAACGGAACCATATATGTAAGTATCGACATGTCTCCTCCTTAAACAGGACATGCTACTTCGACAGCGGATTTTGCAGGGAATTTGATTTTTCATGGGCGCGTCCGCAATCGGCATCCATATTATCCAATGTCGCAATCACCTTGTCGATCCTGCGCAAAACAGCACGAAGATCATCGTTTTCACGGCGCAGGGAAAACAACTCGGCCGCAATGTTGATCGAGGTCAACAATCCCAACCGGAACGAATCCATATCGATGGACCGGCCCCGGACGGCGCGTATCTTATCTTCCACGTAAGCAATGATTTCCATAAAGGTGCGGGGGTGGATTTCTGTAGGTAAATCAAAACGGAAATTCCGCCCCAAAATCTTTACATCAATCGTTCTTACCATTATCGTCTTCCAGAGAATCAACCAATGCCAACAGGCTGTTGACTTTGCGTCTGATCTCCTCCCTTTCCTTGTTGATCTGGGTTTTGGCCTGCTCGATCTCAGCCAGCGAATTTTGCAAGCGCCGGTTGTCTTCGCGCAGGCGTTTTATTTCTTCCACCAATGCCATTACCCGCTTTTCCAGGCGGGAAAAATCATTCTCCGGCATGGTTTCCCTCCTCCTTACGTTCTGAGTTCCAACTTAAGGGTTTTTACCAGCTTGTCTACCAGTTCGGTGTGAATGTGGTTTACCCTTTCTCCGGTTAATGTCTGAAAAGCGTGGCGGTAATAGAAACTCAGGGCCATACTGACCCGCTCCCGCCCTGAATCCGCCTGATCCCGATAGCAATCAAACAGTTGATAAGACTCCAGTTCGTTTGGTCGATGCATGGCAATGGCTTTTTCCAGGTCCGCAAACGCGACTTCACTGGGAATATAAACCGACAGGTCACGCTTTACCATGGGGAAACGGTTCCATTGAACAAAGCGTTGAACCGCGTGTGCCGGCATCAGTGAATCCAGCCTGATCTCCATGGCGGGCAGGATTTTTTCCAAGCCTGCGCATCGCATGATTTTTTGCTTCAGGCAACCCATCCATCCCGCCGGTTTATTGCGGATTCGGATTTCAAAAGAGCAACCCGGGTGCAGCCAGGGCAGATTGCTCTGCTTTAGAGAAAATTCCGTTCCCAGCCCCGACAGAAGTGCTTGCATTTCCCCGCGAAACACGAAAAAATCAACCTCTTCGGCCTTGGGATTGCGCCAGGACAGCGGTTCGTGTTCACCCCATGCCGTAGCGGCCAGGGCTTCCTCTTCGCGATAGTCGCTGTCGGAGTAGCGGAAAAAGCGTTTTCCCGTCTCAAACAACTTAACGCCCGGCGCGCCCTGATTGGCGTTTAGAACCGTGGCGCGCAACAGGCCGGGTATAAGCGAATTGCGCAAAACAGCGTAATCCATTCCCAGCGGATTTCGCAGGGCGATAGAGTCCGCGGCAGTGGATTGCGTTTGTGCCATCATCAGGTTGTCTTCCAGGCTCTGAAAAGAGTAATTCAATGCTTGGAAATAGCCGTTGGCAATCAGGTGATGAGCCGCTTTCAGCCGCAGGTTCCGCTGTCTATTCAGAGTGAAATCCTGGTTAACGGTTCGCGGCACGGCCGCTGGTATGCGGTTGTACCCGTAAATGCGTATGATCTCTTCCACAAGATCCTGTTTGCGGGTGATATCGACGCGAAAGGCCGGCACGGTTACGGCCCAGGAATCATTGCTGCTCAAGTCCACCCGGAAACCCAGGCGTTCAAGAATGGCGGCCGCCTCAGTCCGGGGAATTTCTATGCCTGCATAGCAGCTGGGAAAATCAACCGGCATGCGGACAACGGTTTCCTGGAAGCGGCCGGGGTATTCATCGCGATATCCACTGGTAACCACCGGCTTTTCGGACCATGTTTGCATATATCCCAATGCCATGCCAAGGGCATGGGGCGTTGCCGTGATGTCGGTTCCACGCTCAAAACGGTATGACGCGTCGGTTTGCAAGCCCAGTCTTCGGGCCGTACGGCGAATGCGCACGGGGTCGAACCACGCGCTCTCCATGAATACGCTTTGGGTGCGGGCCGTGATTCCGGATTCAATCCCGCCCATGATTCCGGCCAGGGCGACCGGTCGAAGGGCATCCGCGATTACGATATCCTCCGGGTCCAATTGCACTTCCCGCTCATCCAGAAGTCGCAATCGTTCACCGGGTCGTGCCCGCCGAACCCGGATTTGTTTTCCTTCCAGACAATCCAGGTCAAACATGTGCAAGGGATGCCCCATGGCCGCGATCACCAGGTTCGATGCGTCTACAACCTGGTTGATGGGACGCATCCCCAGGGATTCCAGCAAGGTGGCGATTTTTGCGGGAGAAGGCGAAGACGCGATATCGTGAACCACACATCCCGTGTACCTGCGGCAATCCGTTGCGGATTCGATTTGCACTTCGACGGAGTCGCCACCCTCCCCCACCGTTTGCTGCGGATGTGGATATTCCGGAAGATCCAGCTGCAGATGCGGCATGCGCGCATGAATTTCACGCGCAATGCCCAGGTGGGAAAGCCAATCCGGCCGGTTGGGAGTGATCTCTACGTCAAAAGTTGTGGAATGGCTGCCGGAGTGGATTTCAGCCACTTCGATTCCGAGGGAAGCCAGCAACTCCTTGATTTCCGTCACTGGCATGTCTACATCGATGAACTGTTGCAGGAATCGCAGGTTTACGCGCATGGGAATTATCCGAATTGGCGCAAAAAGCGCAGATCGTTTTCAAAAAACATGCGCAGATCCGGAACACCATGTCGCAACATGGCGATGCGGTCCACGCCCATGCCAAAAGCAAAACCGGAAAACACCTCCGGGTCGATACCACAGTTTTCCAAAACCTTGGGATGCACCATACCGCTGCCGAGGATTTCCAACCAACCGGTTCCCTTGCAGATGCGGCATTCGGGATCCCGGCCGAAACACAAGAAACAACTGATATCGATTTCCGCCGAGGGCTCGGTGAACGGGAAATAGCCCGGACGGAACCGGGTGACAATCTCGGAGCCGAAAAAAGCCCGGATAAAGGTTTCAAGAATACCGCGAAGATGGGAAAAATTGACGCCACAATCTACCAGCAAGCCCTCAATCTGGTGGAAAACCGGCGTATGTGTGGCATCCGGTTCATCTTTGCGAAACACTTTACCGGGAAAAATCGCCTTGAAGGGGGGACGTTTTGACTTCATATAACGGATCTGTACCGGAGATGTATGGGTGCGCAAAACCGTATCTTCCCGCCCCTGGATAAAAAAAGTGTCCTGTTCATCCCGGGCGGGGTGGTGAGCGGGGATGTTCAATGCGGTGAAATTGTTGTATTCACTCTCCATCTCCGGTCCCTCCGCCACTTCATACCCCATCTGGATAAAGATATCCTCCAACTCGGTGCGGGTGCGCTCGATCAGGTGAGGCGCGCCGATGGGACGGTAAACAGGCGGTAAAGTCCAATCAACGGTTTTTTCTCGGCCGGTTTTCAAGCGGGCGGAAACCTGATCCAGGTTTTGCGTCACCGTTTGCTTGAAATGGTTGATGAGACGACCGGCTTCGGCTTTCTTTTGCGGCGGTACATCGCGCAACCGCTGCATCAGGAGCGTACAAATCCCCCTGCGGCGGCTGAAGTACTTTTCCTTCAACTCGCGATGCTGCTGCTGAGATTGAACCTGCTCGACCTCCGCTTTGAAAACCTGGATCAGTTCATCAATCTCATGACTGAGTTCCCGGCTCATAGGTACGTTTTGACTTTCTCAACGATACCTGTGAATGTGTCGGGTTCAGTAGCTGCAAGATTGGAGAGCACCTTGCGGTTCAGGCGGATCTGCGCTTTGTCTAAACCATGGATAAATGTAGCGTAATTCAGATCGTGTTGGCGCACGGCGGCATTGATGCGCACGTTCCACAGGCGCCGGAAGTCGCGCTTGCGGTTGCGCCGATCCCGATAGGCATATTGCAGCGAGCGTTCGACAGCCTCGCGTGCTGTGCGATAATTATGGCTCTTGGCTCCAAAAAAGCCACTGGCCAGTTTCAAAATTTTCTTGCGGCGATTCAGTTTTTTATTTCCGCGTGTTACTCTGGGCATCTCATCCTCCGTCTAAGGCTTTTTTCATTTGCCCCATTGCGATTCTTCAGCAGAGAAATCGTCAGCCATAGGGCAAAAGGTTCTTCATCTGCTTGGCTTCTTCCTTGACAACAATGGTGGATTTCCGCAGATTGCGTTTGCGTTTTGCGCTTTTTTTGGTCAGGATATGTGAAGCAAACGCGCGGTTGCGGCGGATCTTACCACTGCCGGTGAACCGGAAACGTTTCCGGGCGCCTCTATGGGTTTTTAGTTTCGGCATCTTTTCCTCCTTTCTTCTTGCCGATCAGTATATGGTTGGAAAACCGTTCTCTCTTGGGCATGGATTCAATCTCGGCAAAGTCCTTGAGGATCTCAAGAATCTTTTCCGTCATGATATGCAGCATTTCCGGTTTGCGTTTCTGGCGGCCACGCAACCACACCGTAATCTTGACTTTATTGCCTTCATCCAGGAATTGCCGGATCTTTTTTAACTTGACTTCGACATCATGCTCCCCGATTACAGGTGTGAACTTGATCTCTTTAACCTGGATTTTTTTCTGCAGTTTCTGGGCTTCATGTGCTTTTTTTTGAATGCTGTACAGGTATTTGCCATAGTCGAGAAGGCGACATACCGGGGGATTCGCATTCGGGGAAATCTCAACCAGGTCCATGCCCTTTTCTTCGGCGATTGCCAATGCTTCACGCATCGGGACAATCCCCAATTGATTCTTTTCTTCATCAATAAGCCGTACTTCCTGGGCACGAATTTCCCGGTTGATACGGTGAGGCCGGATCTTCTGAACAGGTCTTCTAGTGCTGTACCTTCTTCGCAAACGTTTTCTCCTCGATGGCGTTTAAAATTGATTGAACCAGTTTTTCGAGCGCCATCTTACCCTGGTCTCCGCTGCGGTGGATGCGCAGGGAGACGTCCTGGTTCTTTTCCTCTTCATCACCCAGAATAAGGATGTAGGGAATCTTTTCCATTTCAGCGTCACGAATCTTGCGGCCCATACCTTCACTGCGACTCTCCAGACGGGCGCGGATCCCTTTCTTTTGCAGTTCGTTCTGCACCTGCCTGGCGTACGCGGTATTGCGATCGTTGATGGGAATCACGGCAGCCTGAACCGGAGCCAGCCATACCGGGAAATAGCCTGCGTAATTCTCGATCAGGATGCCGAAGAAGCGCTCCAGAGAGCCCAGCAGGGCTCTATGAATCATGATGGGCCTTTCTACCTGCCCGGTTTCACTTGTGTAACGCAAATCAAACCGGCGAGGCATATTGAAATCCACCTGGATGGTGGAACATTGCCATGAACGTTTTAGTACATCCTTGATTTTAATGTCGATCTTGGGTCCGTAGAACACGCCCTCACCCGGATCAACGGTGAATGCGACTCCGGATTCACTCAGGGCCCTTTCCAGTGCGTGCGTGGCCAGGTCCCACTCCTCGGGATCGCCGACAAAGTTTTCCGGGCGGGTGGAAAGAAAAACATCCAGGTCGGTAAAACCGAATGTTCCCAATATGTTCAGGCTGAAACGGATCAGATCCTTTAATTCGTCAAGGATCTGTTCCCGGGTACAGAAAATGTGGGCGTCATCCTGGGTAAAACCGCGCACACGCAGCAATCCGTGTAATACGCCACTGCGCTCATATCGATATACCGTTCCCAGTTCCGCCCAACGCAGGGGCAATTCGCGCCAACTCCGCGTGCGGGATTTAAACACCACCAGGTGAAACGGGCAGTTCATGGGTTTAAGCTGGTATTCGGTGTTGTCGAACTCGATCGGGGTAAACATGTTTTTACTGTAAAACCCCCTGTGTCCACTGGTTTCCCACAATTCACCGCGCGCGATATGCGGCGTATACAGGAGTTCATAGCCGGAACGAATATGTTCTTCCCTCCAGTACTTTTCAACCTCATAGCGAATCATGCCGCCGCGGGGATGCCAAAGCACAAGACCGGCGCCGATCTCATTTTGAATCGAAAACAAATCCAGGTCCCGGCCCAACTTACGGTGATCCCTGGCTTTGGCCTCTTTAAGGAAACACAGATGATCGTCCAGTTGCTCTCTCGTGGGGAATACCACGCCATAGACCCGCTGCATTGAATGGCTGGATTCATCTCCCATCCAGTGTGACGCCGCTACGGACATGAGTTTGAAATGCTTCAGGAATCCCGTAGACGGCAGGTGCGGCCCGCGGCACAGGTCAATGAATTCTCCCTGGCGGTATACGGTTACGCTGTCCCCATCAACCTTTTCATGAATCAGTTCCACTTTCAGCAACTGCCCCATTTGCGAAAAGAGCTCCAGGGCAGCCTTCTTGGATAGTATTTCACGCTTGATGGAGAGGTTCTGTTTAACCAGGTGAGCCATGCGGCGGGATATTTTTTCCAGATCCCCCGGGGTAAACGGCTCTTTAACTAAAAAATCGTAATAAAACCCGCTGTCAACCGCGGGTCCGATGCCGTATTGGGCATCGGGGAATAATTCGAACACGGCATGGGCCAGCAGATGCGCGCAAGAGTGCCGGAACACATCCAGGGCATCCGCATGCTTCGGATATACAAATTCATATCGATCCGCCTCGACGGTTGCAGCTCCAAGATCGGTCAACTCGCCGTTCAGGCGCATCAAAACAGGCTTGCCGTTTTTGTTACTCATGGTTGGTCCGGGAGGGGGATGGTAGGCGCGGGCGGGCTCGAACCGCCGACCTCTACCGTGTCAAGGTAGCACTCTAACCAGAACTGAGCTACGCGCCTGAACCACAAATTCCACAGCTGGTTAATCCAACTGGATTTTCAGCTTTTTGCCGGGAATGAACTTAGCGACCCGCCGCGCCGGGATTTCAATAGTCTCCCCGGTTCGTGGATTCCGGCCCTTCTTGCGTTTTTTCATCGTGGATTTAAATGTACCGAATCCCACGATGGTCAATTTCCCGTTTTCCCGCTTCATCTGGTCGATTACGATTTCCACCAAATTGTCTATAATGGTTAAGGCATCGTTTTTGGTGAATTCGGTATTATTGACCATAGCGGCCGCCAATTCATTCTTGTTCATAAACAATCCTCCTCTTGACGCTCGTAAATGTACATGATATCCCCTGCAAAGTCAATACTGACGGGCAAAAAAGCCACGTGACCGCGCCGCCTCACGGGTTGCTGCAGACACACGGATCCGTAGGTGTCTCAGATGCGCAGAAGGCTCCCCTTGGCCATGATATCTCGTTGGACCCTTGAGAGTTGAGGGAGGGAAAAGCATTCCTGGGTGTCCTCTACTGTCACCTTCCCGGTATCCAGGTTCACGTGAATGGGTTTTAAATGCGTCCAACCGCCGTTTTTCACCAATTCCCCGGCTTGTGGTAATTCAATGATGGGCATGCCGGAATTGATGGCGTTGCGTTTGTAAATGGCCCCGAATGACTCAGCGATAATCAGTCGTATGCCCAGGGCGCGAAAACAATCCACTGCATGCTGGCGCGACGATCCCGATCCGAAGTTCGCGCCGGCCACCACGACATCACCTTTCTGAACCAGTTCCGGGAAACGGGTCCAACCCTCCAGGTTACCCAGGGCATAACGACCCATCTCGTCCACTTCCGTGATATGCAGATGCTGGTTGTGAAAAATCTGATCCGTGTCGATATCCGGAATCAACCTTCCCTGCGCAGAGGTCAACAGGATCAGCCGGCCGGCAAATTGACGTTCAGACATGCGCTAGCCCTCCTTTGCGGTCAATCTTCCTTTCATCACCGACCAAGCCACAACTTCGGGAGAAGTCAGGTAGTTGAATCCGTCACCCTGTTTACCCGGGAAATTGCGGTTGCCGGTGGACAGCATGACCTCATTGCGCCCGGTCATACCGATATGACCCTGGGCGCAGCCGCCGCATCCCGGATTGGATATGATCGCGCCGGCATCAAACAGGTCATTCAACATGCCCCGGTCCATGGCCGCTTTGTAAACCCGTTGCGTGCTCGGCACAATCGCCAGTCGCGTTCCCGGGGCGATTTTGCGCCCTTTCAGAATTTTCCAGGCGGCCTCGATATCGCTGAGCCGCCCATTGGTGCAGGATCCGATAAACCCAAAATCCACTTTGACGTCGCTCAGCTCCGAAACCTTGCAAACATTGTGTGGAACCGGCGGTGCCGCCACCATGGCTTCAATATCAGAGACATCGACAACAATCTCTTCATCATATGTCGCGTCGGGGTCGGCACGAACTTCACCGGGACAATCCCCCATCCCGTTCATGGCCGGAATCTGATCCATGGTGTGGTTGTTAAAGGGAATAAAGCCCACGATTCCACCCATTTCCGTGATCATGCTTAACAAGGTGATGCGACCAGGCAGATCCAGTTTCTCTACAGCCTCGCCCACGAATTCAACCGCGCAACCCAACACGCGGTCGGTTTTCAGTTCGCCCAATATCCACAGCGCCAGGTCTTTACCGTTGATTGGTACTCGGGGCTTTCCCTGTATGCGAACCAATCTGGTGCGGGGGACTTCAAACCAGGTGCGCCCCCTGCGGAACCCAAAGGCGATATCCACATCCCCCATCCCCTGGCCGAAACAGTTCACGGCTCCGAGAATGTTCATGTGGCTGTCCGTACCCACCACAATTGTACCCGGCAGGGCGATTCCCTCTTCCATCATGGTATGGGTACCGATGCCGCGCTCCACGTCAAAAACGCGGATTCCCTGCTCCCGGGCGAATTCCCTGCAGATCTGCTGGTTATTCGCATACTGGATGGTTTTGGGCGGAACCGTCAAGTCAAAAGTAAACAACACCCGCTCCCGGTCCACCACCGGGGCATCTCCATAGTGACTTCGGTAGTTTTTGACCACATTCGGCCCGGCAAAATCCCGGGCGGAAATCACGTCCAGGTCGATCCAGACAATCTTTCCCGGCGCTACCTCTTCCTGGGTATGCCGAGCAAAAATCTTTTCAATAACCGTTTTTCCGCTCATTGCAGTTTCCTTTTCACATCGATCATAACCAACCTGGAGATCTGTTTCAGGGTATCGATCACCCCATCTCCCTTTGTGGCGACGGCTTCCGTTACGGGTTCCCCTTTTTTGCGCAACACCGGAATCAACTCATCGGCTGGAGTGATATTGGGCAAGTCCCGTTTATTCAGTTGCAATACATAAGGCATCTGGTCGAAATTCAATTTGTATTCACGCAGGTTTTCCATCATGTCCTCAAGGCTCTCGATGTTGGCTTCAAAACGCTCGCGCTGTGAATCAGCCACAAACACCAGTCCGTCCACACCCTTGAGAATCAGCTTTCGGGAGCTGCTGTAATAGATTTGTCCCGGCACGGTATACAGATGGAATTTGACCTTGTAGCCTTTGATTTGACCAAGATCCAGGGGAAAAAAATCAAAAAACAGGGTTCGCTCGGTTTCAGTGGCCAAGCTGACCAGCTTGCCTTTGTTATCACTCTTGATTTTCTCGTATATGTATTTGATGTTGGTGGTTTTTCCACTGAGCCCCGGCCCGTAGTAGACGATCTTAAAGTTGATCTCGCGAGTGGAATAGTTTAAAAATGACAATATCAGTCTCCAAATATCTCGTCAATGTCTGCGTCCGTAACCCCTTCAAAGGGAGAAATATCATCTTTGAAAACGTTTGACTTCAATTTTTGATTAATGGTTTGAAATACTCCGGCCAGCTCCGACGTGGCGTTTTTCACCCGGAAACGTACCAGGCCCAGGTTGGATTCCCTGCGAAAGATGTTGATCAACATGGTGCGTTCATTGATCAGTGACACGTAGAGGCTCTTGGTATCGGATTCAGTCAACACACTGGTGAATTTGTCGATCTGCAGCATCTGGGCGATACTGTTGACGGCCGATATGCTACCGGCGATCAACGAAGAGATGGAATTCAAATAGGAGTCATCCAGATCGCCGGTGGAGGCGATGCAGTGGCCCTCGGAATCGGTAATAAAAACGATCTCTGACCCCGAATTTTCTTTGAGCTCATCAAGGATCTTTTTGATCAACACATATTCTTCGTTGTATATGACAAAGTTTTCCTGCATGGTCTAACCATTATGAAACGCCTCAAATCGCTTGTCAACCATATCATTCAACATCCCTGCGTCCCTCCATGGAACGGGCGATGGTCAACGCATCCACGTAGTCCATGTCCGCGCCCACGGGCAAACCCAGGGCGATGCGGGTAATGCGCAACCCATTGGACTTGAGTTGTTCACTCAGGTAGTGTGCGGTTGCATTGCCTTCAGTGGTTGGACTGGTAGCCAGAATGACCTCGCGAACGCCACCGGAAGCGACACGTTGTACCAGTTCCGGGATCTTTAACTCATCCGGACCCACACCCTGCACCGGTGACAGATTCCCATGCAATACATGGTACAACCCATGGTAGAGATGGGTTTTTTCAATTGAAAGGATGTTGAACGGTTCTTCCACTACGCAGATCAAACCCCTGTCCCGGCGATGATCACGACAGATTTCACAGGTTTCTTCCGTGGTCAAGGTGCGGCATTGGGAACAGAAACGCACACTTTTGCGCGCCTCGAGAATGACGCGCGCCAATTCCTGGGATTTCTCGGGGTCCGATTTCAAAAGATAAAAACCGATGCGCTGGGCGGATTTACGCCCGATTCCCGGCAACCGGCTCAACACGGTAAGCAACCGTTCCAATGGCGGGGAAAAACCGTTCATGTATTGCTCCCCAAGCACCTAAAAGGGCAGACCACCGGGGATACCCGGGATGCCCATGCCGCCCATTTGATTCTCAATCTCACTGTCCACCTTGGCCTGAGCATCGTTAACGGCCGCAATAATGAGGTCCTGAAGCATTTCCACATCTTCGGGATCCACCACTTCCGGAGCGATGCGCAAGGATGTAATGGCTTTGTGACCGTTCATGTGCACCTGCACCATTCCACCACCCGCATTCCCCTCAACATCAAGAGCGTTCTTTTTCTCCTGTACTTCCTGAGCCATGCTCTGAGCCATCTGTATCATCTGGTTGATGTTCGGAATCTTGGCCATCTCCTCCTCCTTGAATCTTGTCGACGCTGATCATCTGCGCCCGGATCTGTTCCGCCAGGTCCTTGATATTGCGATCACTGCGCATCTCTTTCTCGACTTCCGCGCGGGTGTCGCGGCCCACGTCCACCAGAATGGGGAGGCGGCGGCGGTAGCGTTTGGCCAACGAGCGTTCGAGTACTTCGAGGTTGTCGTCAAGTACGGATTTCACATGGCCGTTGCCGCCGTCCACCACAACGCGGACGCGGTTGCCATCACACTCTACACTCGCCGCACGAATATGGGACGCCAGCCGGGGATTGTTTCTTTCCAGGTCTTCAATCCACCAGACGCGTATGGTCTCTGCGCTGATATCAGGTACGTCCGCCTGGGGCTCTGCTTTTTTATCCCCTGAGAAACCGTTTCCGGCTTTTGCGGGCGGCAGATCGGAAATAACTGAGTGGACAGGAGTTTCCCCTATCGATGCCTGCGTGTTCATTGCCCGAATGGCTTCTTCAATGGCAACAAGATCCGGGAAGTAAGAAAGCTTTAAAAACAGGTATTCCAGAATGATGCGCGGATTTTCCGTGTGCCGCACGGTCATTTCCATTTCCTTGGCGGCTTGAAAATAGCGCAAAAGTTCTTCTTCTTTAACAGCCGCGAGGATTTCACGAATCCGTGTCAGGTTCTCCGGATTGAGATTGTGCAAACTGCCCGGGTCCTCCATGCTGTGGACCACGATCAGGTCCCGCAGAAACTTCAGGTATTCCCCGTAGAAAAAGCGCAAATCGGCGCCACGCTCCACCAGCTCCTGCACGGACAGGATAATGTCCTTGCGACGGCGTTGCAACACGGCTTCGGTCAAGCGGATAAACAGTTCTTCTTCGATCACCCCCAGGATATCGACCACATCCTCGTCGCGCACATCTCCGTTGGACAAGGCTAT is a window of Candidatus Aminicenantes bacterium DNA encoding:
- the rny gene encoding ribonuclease Y, which codes for MVPFLGGIALTAVVVFLLRKKLFSGQYRRLEQQQQEWKRQADQELAAQRTKTNLELKEEFINWKNEYNRKQSQKINKINETERRLVQKEENLDHRYINLENKEKDLKKVEVQLGERGQQLDLARRELENTLEEQRKKLETISGLTVQEAKELIVSQYESEARMESAQRLRAIEEDLKEKSQVMAKDIIGTAIQRLASEHVVSSSVAVIDLPNDEMKGRIIGREGRNIRALENATGVDFIVDDTPEAIIVSSFDPIRREIAKRALETLIQDGRIHPARVEEIVEKIETGFDDFLREVGEQTVVELGIKDINPELYYYLGKLKFRTSYGQNALQHSQEVALIAAFMARELGANVNVARRAGLLHDVGKSIDRETEGTHTQLSVDLARKFGESKQVQEAIASHHMDVDFTAVEGVLIQAADTMSAARPGARREIFETYIKRLEKLEEVCAGFEGVEKAYALRAGREVRVIVDSNEMNDNKVFFVSKDIAKRIQEELEYPGQIKVTVIREVRAVEYAK
- a CDS encoding 50S ribosomal protein L35, with the translated sequence MPKLKTHRGARKRFRFTGSGKIRRNRAFASHILTKKSAKRKRNLRKSTIVVKEEAKQMKNLLPYG
- a CDS encoding 50S ribosomal protein L20, translating into MPRVTRGNKKLNRRKKILKLASGFFGAKSHNYRTAREAVERSLQYAYRDRRNRKRDFRRLWNVRINAAVRQHDLNYATFIHGLDKAQIRLNRKVLSNLAATEPDTFTGIVEKVKTYL
- the pheT gene encoding phenylalanine--tRNA ligase subunit beta translates to MRVNLRFLQQFIDVDMPVTEIKELLASLGIEVAEIHSGSHSTTFDVEITPNRPDWLSHLGIAREIHARMPHLQLDLPEYPHPQQTVGEGGDSVEVQIESATDCRRYTGCVVHDIASSPSPAKIATLLESLGMRPINQVVDASNLVIAAMGHPLHMFDLDCLEGKQIRVRRARPGERLRLLDEREVQLDPEDIVIADALRPVALAGIMGGIESGITARTQSVFMESAWFDPVRIRRTARRLGLQTDASYRFERGTDITATPHALGMALGYMQTWSEKPVVTSGYRDEYPGRFQETVVRMPVDFPSCYAGIEIPRTEAAAILERLGFRVDLSSNDSWAVTVPAFRVDITRKQDLVEEIIRIYGYNRIPAAVPRTVNQDFTLNRQRNLRLKAAHHLIANGYFQALNYSFQSLEDNLMMAQTQSTAADSIALRNPLGMDYAVLRNSLIPGLLRATVLNANQGAPGVKLFETGKRFFRYSDSDYREEEALAATAWGEHEPLSWRNPKAEEVDFFVFRGEMQALLSGLGTEFSLKQSNLPWLHPGCSFEIRIRNKPAGWMGCLKQKIMRCAGLEKILPAMEIRLDSLMPAHAVQRFVQWNRFPMVKRDLSVYIPSEVAFADLEKAIAMHRPNELESYQLFDCYRDQADSGRERVSMALSFYYRHAFQTLTGERVNHIHTELVDKLVKTLKLELRT
- a CDS encoding cell division protein ZapA, whose protein sequence is MVRTIDVKILGRNFRFDLPTEIHPRTFMEIIAYVEDKIRAVRGRSIDMDSFRLGLLTSINIAAELFSLRRENDDLRAVLRRIDKVIATLDNMDADCGRAHEKSNSLQNPLSK
- a CDS encoding phenylalanine--tRNA ligase subunit alpha, with product MSRELSHEIDELIQVFKAEVEQVQSQQQHRELKEKYFSRRRGICTLLMQRLRDVPPQKKAEAGRLINHFKQTVTQNLDQVSARLKTGREKTVDWTLPPVYRPIGAPHLIERTRTELEDIFIQMGYEVAEGPEMESEYNNFTALNIPAHHPARDEQDTFFIQGREDTVLRTHTSPVQIRYMKSKRPPFKAIFPGKVFRKDEPDATHTPVFHQIEGLLVDCGVNFSHLRGILETFIRAFFGSEIVTRFRPGYFPFTEPSAEIDISCFLCFGRDPECRICKGTGWLEILGSGMVHPKVLENCGIDPEVFSGFAFGMGVDRIAMLRHGVPDLRMFFENDLRFLRQFG